Proteins from one Methanococcus maripaludis C5 genomic window:
- a CDS encoding P-II family nitrogen regulator has translation MKMIRAVVRPSKAEEVVDALAESGCVALTKMDVIGRGKQKGIKIDQIYYDELPKTMLMIVVEDDAAESVVEIVTKTAYTGNFGDGKIFVSPVEEAYTVRTRSCGL, from the coding sequence ATGAAAATGATTAGAGCAGTAGTCAGACCAAGTAAAGCAGAAGAAGTTGTAGATGCACTCGCTGAATCCGGATGCGTAGCTTTAACAAAGATGGACGTTATCGGAAGAGGAAAACAAAAAGGAATCAAAATCGACCAGATATACTACGACGAACTTCCAAAAACAATGCTTATGATTGTAGTTGAAGACGACGCAGCAGAAAGTGTTGTTGAAATAGTTACAAAAACTGCATACACAGGAAACTTCGGTGACGGTAAGATATTCGTTTCCCCTGTAGAAGAAGCATACACCGTTAGAACAAGATCATGCGGATTATAA
- a CDS encoding nitrogenase subunit alpha, whose translation MPFCLLDVDKDIPEREQHVYIKDSKDTNGHCQKCNTTTIPGSMTERGCAFAGVKGVITGAIKDVLQIVHSPVGCSAYGNGTTKRYPTNSTMPDGSTFPVENFNLKHIVGTDLTESDVVFGGMNKLKKVIREGAKEYPFVNAIYVYATCTTGLIGDDLDAVCKEMQAELGKDVVAFNAPGFAGPTQSKGHHVGNYTIFSKLVGTKEPLETTDYDINLIGEYNIDGDYWVLEKYFDAMGIRVLSKFTGDACHDELCWMHKAKLSLVRCQRSATYVAKLIEEKYGVPYIKVDFFGPEYCAENLRTVGKFFGKEIEAEAVIKKEMEKIQPELDFYKSKLQGKKVWISAGGPKSWHLSKPLEEYLGMDVVALSGLFEHEDGYEKMQERAKDGTIIIDDLNTLEMEEVVEKYHPEIVLGGIKEKYFFHKLGVSSVMIHSYENGPYIGFEGFVNLAKDIYTAIYNPAWSLMEFEDEEPGDTNE comes from the coding sequence ATGCCATTCTGTTTATTGGATGTAGATAAAGATATCCCTGAAAGAGAACAACACGTTTACATCAAAGATTCAAAAGATACAAACGGACATTGCCAAAAATGTAATACCACCACGATCCCTGGAAGTATGACCGAAAGAGGCTGTGCTTTTGCAGGAGTTAAAGGTGTGATTACTGGTGCAATAAAAGACGTACTACAAATAGTACACTCGCCTGTTGGATGTTCCGCATACGGAAACGGTACAACAAAAAGATACCCAACAAACTCAACAATGCCTGATGGAAGTACATTCCCAGTTGAAAACTTCAACCTCAAACACATTGTCGGAACAGACTTAACTGAATCCGATGTTGTATTTGGTGGAATGAACAAACTCAAAAAAGTAATTCGAGAAGGCGCAAAAGAGTACCCTTTCGTAAATGCAATCTACGTTTACGCAACATGTACAACGGGTCTTATCGGAGACGACTTAGATGCAGTATGTAAAGAAATGCAAGCAGAACTTGGAAAAGATGTTGTAGCATTCAATGCTCCAGGATTTGCAGGACCAACACAATCAAAAGGACACCACGTAGGAAACTACACGATATTTTCAAAATTGGTTGGAACAAAAGAACCTCTAGAAACAACCGATTACGACATCAACCTTATTGGAGAATATAACATCGATGGTGACTACTGGGTCCTTGAAAAATACTTCGATGCTATGGGCATCAGAGTTCTCAGTAAATTTACTGGAGATGCATGCCACGATGAGCTCTGCTGGATGCACAAAGCAAAATTAAGCCTTGTAAGATGCCAAAGATCTGCAACATACGTAGCAAAATTAATTGAAGAAAAATACGGTGTACCATACATTAAAGTAGATTTCTTCGGTCCAGAATACTGTGCTGAAAACTTAAGAACAGTAGGTAAATTCTTCGGAAAAGAAATTGAAGCTGAAGCTGTTATTAAAAAAGAAATGGAAAAAATCCAGCCTGAACTTGATTTCTACAAATCAAAATTACAGGGTAAAAAAGTTTGGATTTCAGCAGGAGGTCCAAAAAGCTGGCACTTATCCAAACCACTCGAAGAATACTTAGGAATGGACGTGGTAGCACTTTCCGGTCTTTTCGAACACGAAGATGGATACGAAAAAATGCAGGAAAGGGCAAAAGATGGTACAATTATCATTGACGACCTGAACACACTTGAAATGGAAGAAGTTGTTGAAAAATACCACCCCGAAATCGTTCTTGGAGGTATCAAAGAGAAATATTTCTTCCACAAATTGGGAGTATCTTCAGTAATGATACACTCTTACGAAAACGGCCCATACATCGGATTCGAAGGATTCGTAAACTTAGCAAAAGACATTTACACAGCAATATACAACCCAGCTTGGAGTTTAATGGAATTTGAAGACGAAGAGCCAGGTGATACAAATGAGTGA
- a CDS encoding 4Fe-4S binding protein, whose amino-acid sequence MIKINTEDCYMCKACENSCPTEALKLNPFKVCQLCGNCVNACPNDALNLREIELNGKTIKQIEYFPTKCDLCGECVKDCPNNLKIENDKLKGFCVGCMKCIDACPDNYVGMEGVVEPAKRDITLPKEPITVLDECVGCGVCVSECPVGAISIENEKAVVDKDSCIYCSICAQTCPWNAIFVAGKKSPKRDKNIVKFSVDSDLCIGCGDCTDKCPKDLIVLNEMIAVPPKGCPACGLCKAACPVDAIDLVVEYAPPKPVTDEGIVWDEEKCAYCGPCALKCPNNAITVVNPKGLELPSRAKTQSQNEFKMCIRCGACVQSCPSGALRMGKITHNGKEYERIEFSPKLCDSCGKCVETCPYDMLTLTGKPEKPLEGFCVMCLKCIEACDKVKKNALSLK is encoded by the coding sequence ATGATCAAGATAAACACTGAAGACTGTTACATGTGTAAAGCTTGTGAAAATAGCTGCCCTACAGAAGCTTTAAAATTAAATCCCTTTAAGGTATGCCAACTTTGTGGAAATTGTGTCAATGCATGTCCCAATGATGCTCTAAATTTAAGAGAAATTGAATTAAATGGCAAAACTATTAAACAGATTGAATATTTCCCTACAAAATGTGATTTGTGTGGAGAATGTGTTAAAGACTGCCCAAATAACCTCAAAATTGAAAATGATAAATTAAAAGGGTTCTGTGTAGGCTGTATGAAATGTATTGATGCATGTCCTGACAATTATGTTGGAATGGAAGGTGTAGTTGAACCTGCTAAAAGAGATATAACATTACCAAAGGAACCTATTACCGTACTTGATGAGTGTGTGGGCTGTGGAGTATGTGTATCAGAATGTCCTGTTGGTGCAATTTCAATAGAAAATGAAAAAGCAGTAGTTGACAAGGATTCGTGTATATACTGTAGCATATGTGCACAGACCTGTCCCTGGAATGCTATCTTTGTCGCGGGCAAAAAATCGCCAAAAAGAGACAAAAATATTGTTAAATTTAGCGTAGACAGCGATTTATGTATCGGATGTGGGGACTGTACTGATAAATGTCCAAAGGATTTGATTGTTCTAAATGAAATGATTGCAGTACCTCCAAAAGGATGTCCTGCATGTGGATTATGTAAAGCAGCATGTCCTGTTGATGCAATAGATCTGGTAGTTGAATATGCTCCACCAAAACCTGTAACCGATGAAGGTATAGTTTGGGATGAAGAAAAATGTGCGTACTGCGGACCTTGTGCCCTAAAATGTCCAAACAATGCGATAACTGTAGTAAATCCAAAAGGACTCGAACTTCCAAGCAGGGCAAAAACACAGAGCCAGAACGAGTTTAAAATGTGTATAAGATGCGGTGCATGCGTTCAAAGCTGTCCATCTGGCGCACTTAGGATGGGTAAAATCACTCACAACGGTAAAGAATACGAAAGAATCGAATTTAGTCCTAAGTTATGTGATTCTTGTGGAAAATGTGTTGAAACGTGTCCATACGACATGCTTACATTAACTGGAAAACCAGAAAAACCTCTCGAAGGGTTCTGTGTAATGTGTTTAAAATGTATTGAAGCCTGTGATAAGGTTAAAAAGAACGCACTGTCTTTGAAATAA
- the nifE gene encoding nitrogenase iron-molybdenum cofactor biosynthesis protein NifE, with product MALNLDTENRKMKNGCDDFDLEVKIPNSVFEKLKSIEALKARESQMCISGEGDSIPTCDQNSTPGMITQRSCVYGGARVVLMPITNAVHLVHGPIGCAACTWDIRGSKSTADKLYKNGFSTDLQESDVVFGGEKKLYESILEVNKLYNPGAIFVYSTCVVGLIGDDIKAVCKQAEEATGCRVIPVQSEGFKSFNKSAGHKLACDAMLDYLIGTEEPEEEHPYGINIIGEFNVAGDLWGIIPLYEKMGVKVHTAITGDSTVSKVASAHKSKLNIVQCQKSSNYLAAQMEKKYGIPSIKVNFFGIDETTKSLRAVAEFFGDEEMIKRTEELIKSEVKNLRDEISEYKKDLAGSTVAIYSGAHKSWALVSAFGELDMEIIMSGTQNGKPEDYQKIREHVCEGTLIVDDASSMELVQLLKEYKPDILISGAKEKYLSLKSGVPHCDFNHDRITAFSGFQGFINFARVVHTAVMTPVWKLSRK from the coding sequence ATGGCTTTGAACCTTGATACAGAAAACCGGAAAATGAAAAATGGATGCGATGATTTTGACTTAGAAGTCAAAATCCCAAACTCCGTTTTCGAAAAATTAAAATCAATTGAAGCTTTAAAGGCCAGGGAATCACAAATGTGCATCTCGGGTGAAGGCGATTCAATTCCTACATGTGACCAAAACTCGACCCCTGGAATGATTACCCAGAGATCCTGTGTATACGGGGGAGCAAGAGTTGTTTTAATGCCCATAACTAATGCAGTACATCTCGTACACGGTCCAATAGGCTGCGCAGCATGCACTTGGGACATTCGTGGAAGTAAATCTACCGCAGATAAACTTTATAAAAACGGATTCTCAACAGACTTGCAGGAATCAGATGTTGTATTTGGTGGAGAAAAAAAGCTTTATGAATCCATTTTGGAAGTAAATAAGCTTTATAATCCCGGTGCAATATTTGTTTATTCCACTTGTGTAGTTGGTTTGATTGGAGATGATATCAAAGCAGTTTGTAAGCAGGCAGAAGAAGCAACAGGATGCAGAGTTATTCCGGTACAGTCAGAAGGGTTCAAAAGCTTTAATAAATCTGCAGGTCACAAACTCGCATGTGACGCAATGCTTGACTATTTAATTGGCACAGAAGAGCCAGAAGAAGAGCACCCATATGGTATTAATATAATTGGAGAATTCAATGTCGCAGGAGATCTCTGGGGAATTATTCCATTATATGAAAAAATGGGTGTAAAAGTACACACTGCAATTACTGGGGACTCAACAGTTTCCAAAGTTGCAAGTGCACACAAATCTAAATTGAATATAGTTCAATGCCAAAAATCATCTAATTACTTAGCCGCCCAAATGGAAAAGAAATACGGAATACCTAGCATTAAAGTAAATTTCTTTGGAATCGATGAAACTACAAAGTCTTTAAGGGCTGTTGCAGAATTTTTCGGTGACGAAGAAATGATTAAAAGAACCGAAGAACTCATAAAATCAGAAGTTAAAAATCTTCGAGATGAAATTTCTGAATACAAAAAAGATCTAGCTGGAAGTACTGTAGCAATATATTCCGGAGCCCACAAATCATGGGCACTGGTAAGCGCATTTGGTGAACTCGATATGGAAATTATCATGAGTGGTACCCAAAACGGAAAACCAGAAGATTACCAAAAAATTAGGGAGCACGTCTGCGAAGGTACATTAATTGTAGACGATGCAAGTTCAATGGAACTTGTACAGCTTCTCAAAGAATACAAACCTGACATATTAATTTCTGGAGCTAAAGAAAAATACCTATCACTGAAAAGTGGAGTTCCCCACTGTGATTTCAATCACGATAGGATAACTGCATTCTCAGGTTTTCAGGGCTTCATAAATTTTGCAAGAGTTGTACATACCGCAGTTATGACGCCAGTGTGGAAACTTTCTAGAAAATGA
- a CDS encoding nitrogenase component 1, with product MSELNVIKKERTAVINPLVTCQPLGAMYAVMGIYRGMPLVHGSQGCSTFVRYGFSRHYREPADIAVTSLHEDAAVFGGRKNLISGLGNLAQRFKPDVMGVVTTCSSEIIGDDVGGFIKTAKQEIVKKMGEEAANKIKIVQINTPSFVEHQYKGYDNAIKAIVDTLAEPKDEENGKLNIVPGIVNPGDIREVKHMLSLMGVEGILLTDTSDPFDSPLRPSVAEKTPYYQKGGTTLAEIQDCANSLGTISLANYASSAPASLEKKYNMPSKVSEAPIGIKNTDSFIRTVKKFTGNDVTEEILDERGIVIDAMADVASRYLFGRTVAIYGDPSITVGMARFITELGMIPKVVCTGAKNDYFIDDLKKVAKESDEDVDALFGQDLRALDVYLRENPVDLLIGHSDGRLMAKDLGIPLYRVGYPVYDRVGYQRRPIIGYNGALNIVDGITNTILDKYYEPQDWKLQQ from the coding sequence ATGAGTGAATTAAACGTAATCAAAAAAGAAAGAACTGCGGTAATCAACCCGCTTGTAACCTGCCAGCCATTAGGTGCAATGTATGCAGTAATGGGAATTTATAGGGGAATGCCTTTAGTTCACGGATCACAAGGATGTTCAACATTCGTAAGATACGGATTCTCAAGACACTATAGGGAACCTGCAGATATTGCAGTAACTTCACTTCACGAAGATGCAGCAGTATTCGGTGGAAGAAAAAACTTGATTTCTGGTCTTGGAAACTTGGCACAAAGATTTAAACCTGATGTAATGGGTGTTGTAACAACCTGTTCAAGTGAAATCATCGGAGATGACGTTGGTGGTTTCATTAAAACAGCTAAACAAGAAATTGTAAAGAAAATGGGAGAAGAAGCTGCTAACAAAATCAAAATTGTTCAGATTAACACCCCAAGTTTCGTTGAACACCAGTACAAAGGATACGACAATGCAATAAAAGCAATTGTTGATACTTTGGCTGAACCAAAAGACGAAGAAAATGGAAAATTAAACATTGTTCCAGGAATTGTAAACCCTGGAGACATCAGGGAAGTAAAACACATGCTTTCACTCATGGGAGTTGAAGGTATTTTACTTACCGATACATCTGATCCATTTGATTCGCCACTCAGACCTTCAGTCGCAGAAAAAACCCCTTACTACCAAAAAGGTGGAACAACGCTTGCAGAAATTCAAGACTGTGCAAACTCACTTGGTACAATTTCACTTGCTAACTATGCAAGCAGTGCTCCTGCTTCACTCGAGAAAAAATACAACATGCCTTCAAAAGTAAGCGAAGCACCAATTGGTATTAAAAATACTGACAGCTTCATAAGAACCGTTAAAAAATTCACTGGAAACGACGTTACTGAAGAAATCCTTGACGAAAGAGGTATTGTAATTGACGCAATGGCAGACGTTGCATCAAGATACTTATTCGGAAGAACAGTGGCAATCTACGGTGACCCATCAATAACAGTAGGAATGGCAAGATTCATAACAGAACTTGGAATGATTCCTAAAGTGGTATGTACTGGAGCTAAAAATGACTACTTTATTGATGACTTGAAAAAAGTAGCTAAAGAATCAGATGAAGATGTCGATGCACTCTTCGGACAAGACTTAAGAGCATTAGACGTTTACTTAAGAGAAAACCCAGTCGATTTATTGATTGGCCACTCAGATGGTAGATTGATGGCTAAAGACCTCGGAATACCACTATACAGAGTAGGATACCCAGTATATGATAGAGTAGGATACCAAAGAAGACCAATCATTGGATACAATGGTGCTTTGAACATTGTCGATGGAATTACAAACACAATCCTCGATAAATACTACGAACCTCAAGACTGGAAACTCCAACAGTAA
- the nifH gene encoding nitrogenase iron protein has product MVRKIAIYGKGGIGKSTTTQNTVAAMAHFHDKKVFIHGCDPKADSTRLILHGKQQVTMMDTLREKGEDECTPDKVIEVGFGGVKCVESGGPEPGVGCAGRGVITAITLMEQHGVYEDDLDFVFFDVLGDVVCGGFAMPVRDGKADEIYVVASGEMMALYAANNICKGMVKYAEQSGVRLGGIICNSRNVDGELDLLQEFCDKIGTQLIHFVPRDNIVQKAEFQKKAVVDYDDTCNQAMEYKELARKIIENENLVIPTPMTMDELEELTSKYGFLD; this is encoded by the coding sequence ATGGTAAGAAAAATCGCAATTTACGGAAAAGGTGGAATCGGAAAATCAACCACCACACAAAACACAGTAGCTGCAATGGCTCACTTTCACGACAAAAAAGTATTCATTCACGGATGTGACCCAAAAGCAGACAGTACAAGGTTAATCTTGCACGGTAAACAGCAAGTAACAATGATGGATACATTAAGAGAAAAAGGAGAAGACGAATGTACGCCTGACAAAGTTATCGAAGTTGGTTTCGGTGGTGTAAAATGTGTAGAATCAGGTGGGCCAGAGCCTGGAGTAGGCTGTGCAGGTAGAGGTGTTATCACTGCAATTACACTCATGGAACAACACGGTGTTTACGAAGACGACCTTGACTTCGTATTCTTCGATGTTTTGGGGGACGTTGTATGTGGTGGATTCGCAATGCCTGTAAGAGATGGTAAAGCAGACGAAATCTACGTTGTAGCATCAGGGGAAATGATGGCTCTTTACGCTGCAAACAACATCTGTAAAGGAATGGTTAAATACGCAGAACAAAGCGGTGTAAGACTTGGAGGAATTATCTGTAACAGTAGAAATGTAGATGGTGAGCTTGACTTATTACAAGAATTCTGTGACAAAATTGGAACACAATTAATCCACTTCGTTCCAAGAGACAACATCGTTCAAAAAGCAGAGTTCCAGAAAAAAGCTGTTGTTGACTACGACGACACATGTAACCAAGCAATGGAATACAAAGAACTTGCAAGAAAAATCATTGAAAACGAAAACCTCGTAATTCCAACCCCAATGACAATGGACGAATTAGAAGAATTAACCTCAAAATACGGATTCTTAGATTAA
- a CDS encoding DUF1847 domain-containing protein: protein MYYCALCNIKACKSGEVEKLPKKCPNSAKVIEKSKELYLEEENEKIAYNSALVESEGYCKLTRIEETILFAKKMDYKKLGIAFCTGLSKEAGILQNMFLDHNFEVESVVCKAGSISKEFIKITENEKVHEYEYEAMCNPIGQALFLNETKTDLNIILGLCVGHDSLFIKYSEAPVTVIGVKDRVLGHNPLAAIYTSNSYYREKLFNNKK, encoded by the coding sequence ATGTATTACTGTGCATTGTGCAATATAAAAGCCTGTAAATCTGGTGAAGTTGAAAAATTGCCGAAAAAATGTCCAAATTCTGCCAAAGTCATTGAAAAAAGTAAAGAATTATATTTGGAAGAAGAAAATGAAAAAATTGCATACAATTCTGCGCTTGTAGAATCAGAAGGCTACTGCAAACTTACTCGAATCGAAGAAACTATTTTGTTTGCGAAAAAAATGGATTATAAAAAACTTGGAATTGCATTTTGTACTGGACTTTCAAAAGAAGCAGGAATTTTACAAAACATGTTTTTGGATCATAATTTTGAAGTTGAATCCGTTGTTTGTAAAGCAGGAAGCATTTCAAAAGAATTCATAAAAATAACAGAAAATGAAAAAGTTCACGAATATGAATATGAAGCAATGTGTAATCCTATCGGCCAAGCATTATTTTTAAACGAAACAAAAACAGATCTAAATATTATACTAGGACTCTGTGTTGGGCACGACTCATTATTTATAAAATATTCAGAAGCTCCAGTTACCGTTATTGGCGTTAAAGATAGAGTTTTGGGCCACAACCCCCTTGCTGCGATCTATACTTCAAATAGCTACTATAGAGAAAAATTATTTAATAATAAAAAATAA
- a CDS encoding P-II family nitrogen regulator — protein MKEIIAIIRPSKMAATKNVLEGLGFPAMTANRVLGRGKQKAIVGELGFEVDNKELLSQPGDMRYIPKTMMTLIVPDEDASLVVEAIMKVNKSGQYGDGKIFVCPIDDIITVRTSDRGESAL, from the coding sequence ATGAAAGAGATAATCGCAATAATCCGGCCAAGTAAAATGGCTGCAACAAAAAATGTCCTTGAAGGCCTTGGATTTCCAGCAATGACTGCAAACAGGGTTCTTGGAAGGGGAAAACAAAAAGCAATTGTTGGAGAACTCGGTTTCGAAGTTGACAACAAAGAATTGTTATCCCAGCCGGGGGACATGAGATACATCCCAAAAACAATGATGACATTAATTGTTCCAGATGAGGATGCAAGCCTTGTAGTCGAAGCAATTATGAAAGTAAATAAATCTGGTCAATACGGAGACGGAAAAATTTTCGTTTGTCCAATTGATGATATAATCACAGTGAGAACCTCTGACAGAGGAGAATCTGCACTTTAA
- a CDS encoding CoB--CoM heterodisulfide reductase iron-sulfur subunit A family protein — protein sequence MEEPKIGVYVCHCGVNIGGVVDCENVARTAEGLENVVIARDYKYMCADPGQELIKKDIKELGLNRVIVAACSPRLHEPTFRRCVEEAGLNPFLFEFANIREHCSWVHMKEKEKATEKANDLVRMAVAKARQLEPLDYLNVPVTKRAMVIGAGVAGIQAALDLGDAGYETIVVEKTPSVGGRMAQLDKVFPTNDCSICILAPKMVDVAKHPNIKLYSYSEVKDVKGYIGNFKVKIEKKPRYLSEEKCTGCGSCEEVCPISVPNEFDMGIGLRKAIYKPFPQAVPAKYTIDKESCIDCGLCAKVCGPQAIDYGQKPEIIEADVGTIISAIGYDPYDPTEKEEYGYGKIPNVITSMELERMINASGPTMGKVIRPSDGQKPKRIAFIQCVGSRDAKIGKKYCSNVCCMYAMKNSQLIKEKAPETDIDIYYMDIRAFGKGYEEFYERSSKQYGIKFIRGRPAQVLDNPDGDNPIIRSEDTHLGEIFENEYDLVVLSVGMVPTSTADEVQKLLGVSRSADRFFMEAHPKLKPVDTATDGIYLAGACQGPKDIPASVAQGSAAASRAAIPLAKGEVQVEPIVVTIDENVCGGCGICVQQCPYGAPRFVEKDGKVVAEVLSALCKGCGTCAAGCPSGALEQSHFKTSQIYGQIEGAFKDSY from the coding sequence ATGGAAGAACCAAAAATAGGAGTTTATGTCTGCCACTGCGGTGTAAACATTGGCGGTGTAGTTGACTGTGAAAACGTCGCAAGAACTGCAGAAGGACTCGAAAATGTTGTGATTGCAAGAGATTACAAGTACATGTGTGCGGATCCTGGGCAAGAACTCATCAAAAAAGATATCAAAGAACTTGGATTGAACAGGGTAATTGTTGCAGCATGTTCTCCAAGACTTCACGAACCTACCTTTAGAAGATGTGTCGAAGAAGCAGGTTTAAACCCATTTTTGTTTGAATTTGCAAACATTCGTGAACACTGTTCATGGGTACACATGAAAGAAAAAGAAAAAGCAACTGAAAAAGCAAACGACCTTGTAAGAATGGCTGTTGCAAAAGCAAGACAACTCGAACCTTTAGACTACCTAAACGTTCCAGTTACCAAAAGAGCAATGGTTATCGGAGCAGGAGTTGCTGGAATTCAGGCAGCACTTGATTTAGGGGATGCAGGTTACGAAACAATTGTGGTTGAAAAAACACCGTCAGTTGGGGGTAGAATGGCCCAGCTCGATAAGGTATTTCCAACAAACGACTGTTCAATCTGTATTTTAGCTCCAAAAATGGTTGACGTTGCAAAACACCCAAATATTAAACTTTACTCTTACTCCGAAGTAAAAGATGTAAAAGGGTATATTGGAAACTTCAAGGTAAAAATTGAGAAAAAACCAAGATATTTATCCGAAGAAAAATGTACTGGATGCGGTTCATGTGAAGAAGTATGCCCTATATCAGTTCCAAACGAATTTGATATGGGAATTGGGCTTAGAAAAGCAATTTATAAGCCGTTCCCACAAGCAGTTCCTGCAAAGTACACAATTGACAAAGAAAGCTGTATAGATTGTGGTTTATGTGCAAAAGTCTGCGGACCTCAGGCAATCGATTACGGTCAAAAACCAGAAATTATCGAAGCAGATGTGGGTACAATCATTTCTGCAATCGGATACGATCCATATGACCCAACTGAAAAAGAAGAATATGGATATGGAAAAATTCCAAATGTCATAACCTCAATGGAACTTGAAAGAATGATCAACGCATCTGGTCCAACGATGGGTAAGGTAATCAGACCAAGTGACGGTCAAAAACCAAAAAGAATTGCATTTATACAGTGCGTTGGTTCAAGAGATGCGAAAATTGGTAAAAAATACTGTTCAAATGTATGCTGTATGTATGCAATGAAAAACTCGCAGTTAATTAAAGAAAAAGCTCCTGAAACAGATATAGACATTTACTACATGGATATCAGAGCATTTGGTAAGGGATACGAAGAATTCTACGAAAGAAGCTCAAAACAGTATGGAATCAAATTTATCCGTGGAAGACCTGCACAAGTGCTAGATAATCCTGACGGAGATAATCCAATAATCAGGTCAGAAGATACCCATTTAGGTGAAATCTTTGAAAACGAATACGATTTAGTAGTTCTTTCAGTAGGTATGGTTCCAACATCAACTGCTGACGAAGTACAAAAATTACTTGGTGTTTCAAGATCCGCTGACAGGTTCTTCATGGAAGCACACCCTAAATTAAAACCTGTTGATACTGCAACAGATGGTATCTACTTAGCAGGTGCATGTCAGGGTCCAAAAGATATCCCTGCATCAGTTGCACAAGGTTCAGCTGCGGCATCAAGAGCTGCAATACCTCTTGCAAAAGGGGAAGTTCAGGTTGAACCAATTGTTGTAACAATTGATGAAAATGTCTGCGGTGGATGCGGTATCTGCGTACAGCAGTGCCCATACGGTGCTCCAAGATTCGTTGAAAAAGACGGTAAAGTTGTAGCAGAAGTTCTTTCAGCTTTATGTAAAGGCTGTGGAACCTGTGCAGCAGGATGTCCTAGTGGTGCACTTGAGCAATCTCACTTTAAAACAAGCCAGATATACGGACAAATTGAAGGCGCGTTTAAGGATTCTTACTAA
- a CDS encoding pyridoxamine 5'-phosphate oxidase family protein: protein MVFKIPKMTREEYDLLIEKNHISRIAFSGSKYPYIAPFLYVFNENNLYFLSTKYGRKIELLKNNPYVSVEIERYSDDMSCYKFITLQGKIVPEYHLEKKKEIRKQFVDLIVSKNLSKIVLEALGHNPGEPLENLITVDNTYVWKLTDVGDIVALKNSDE from the coding sequence ATGGTTTTTAAAATTCCTAAGATGACTCGTGAAGAATACGATTTACTCATAGAAAAGAACCATATTTCAAGAATTGCGTTTTCGGGATCGAAATATCCATACATTGCACCATTTCTATACGTATTCAACGAAAATAATTTGTACTTTCTTTCGACAAAATACGGTCGTAAAATTGAGCTTTTAAAAAATAACCCTTATGTATCAGTAGAAATTGAAAGATATTCTGATGATATGTCTTGTTATAAATTTATAACCCTTCAAGGAAAAATCGTTCCAGAATATCATTTAGAAAAAAAGAAAGAAATCAGAAAACAGTTTGTAGATCTAATCGTTTCAAAAAATCTATCGAAAATAGTTTTAGAGGCACTTGGGCATAACCCGGGAGAACCCTTGGAAAACCTAATTACTGTTGACAACACTTACGTTTGGAAATTAACTGACGTTGGGGACATTGTTGCTCTTAAAAATAGTGATGAATAA